CCTGCTTGAGCAGCGCCCGCTCCTCCTTCAGGCGACCGTTGCCGCCCTCGTTGTCCAGGAACCCCTGGATCTCGCCGTTGAGGAAGCCGAGCGCCTGCCCCTTGTCGCGGATGATCTTCCGGAAGAAGAAGTCCAGCGACTGGATGGCCGTGGTGCCCTCGTACAGCGAATCGATCTTCGAGTCCCGGATGTACTGCTCGATCGGGTACTCCTGCAGGAAGCCGGAACCGCCCAGCGTCTGCAGCGACTGCGCCAGCTGCTCGTACGCGCGCTCGGAGCCGACGCCCTTGACGATCGGCAGCAGCAGGTCGTTGACCTTCTCGGCCAGCTCCTTGTCCGCGCCGCCCATGGCGATCTTGTCCTGCTGCGTCGCCGTGTACAGGTAGACCGCGCGCAGGCCCTCGGCGTACGCCTTCTGCAGCATCAGGCTGCGGCGCACGTCCGGGTGGTTGGTGATGGTGACGCGCGGCGCGGTCTTGTCCGTCATCCGGGTCAGGTCGGCGCTCTGCACCCGCTCCTTGGCGTACGCCAGGGCGTTGAGGTAGCCGGTCGACAGGGTGCCGATGGCCTTCGTGCCGACCATCATCCGGGCGTACTCGATGACCTGGAACATCTGCGCGATGCCGTCGTGCACCTCGCCGAGCAGCCAGCCCTTGGCCGGGACGCCGTGCTGGCCGAACGCCAGCTCGCACGTGGTGGAGACCTTGAGGCCCATCTTGTGCTCGACGTTGGTGACGAAGGCGCCGTTGCGCTCCCCGGTCGACTCGCCGGTCTCCGGGTCGAAGTGCCACTTCGGCACCAGGAACAGCGACAGGCCCTTGGTGCCGGGCCTGGCCTCGATGCCGGGACCCTCGGGGCGGGCCAGCACCAGGTGCATGATGTTCTCGGTCATGTCCTGGTCGGCGGACGTGATGAACCGCTTCACGCCGTCGATGTGCCAGGTGCCGTCGTCCTGGAGCGTGGCCTTGGCGCGGCCCGCGCCGACGTCGGAACCCGCGTCCGGCTCGGTCAGCACCATGGTGGCGCCCCAGCCGCGCTCGATCATGATCTCGGCCCAGCGCTTCTGCTGCCCGGTGCCGTTCTTGTAGACGACCGAGGCGAAGTTCGGACCGGCGAGGTACATGTAGACGGCCGGGTTCGCGCCGAGGATCAGCTCGGACGCGGCCCACTGGACCGAGGGCGGGATGCCGAAGCCGCCCAGCTCGTTCGGCAGCGACAAGCGGTACCACTCGCCGTCCCAGATGGCCTGGTAGGACCTCTTGAACGACTCCGGCAGCGTTGCCGAGTGGGTCTTCGGGTCGAAGACCGGCGGGTTGCGGTCGGCGTCGGCGAAGGACTCCGCCAGCGGCCCGACCGCCAGGTTGTTGAGCTCGGCAAGCACGCCGCGCGCGGTGTCCTCGTCGGACTGCTCGAACGGCCCCGTGCCGAGGTGGTCCTGCACGTTGAAGACCTCGAACAGGTTGAACTCGAGGTCCCGGACGTTGCTCTTGTAGTGACCCATCTCGTCGCTCACTCCATGCTGGTCGGGGCGGTCCCCTACTGACCGGTAACAACAGGGTATTACCTGTCAGTAACCCCGGCAAGGCCGTCCGCTGCGGTTGTGGCGAATCAGACCGGATCGGACCTGTTCAGGCCGGCCCGACCGGACCACCGGAGAGCAGCCCGGCCTGGTACGCGAGGGACACGGCGTGGGTCCGGTCGCGAGCGCGGAGCTTGCGCAGGATGTTCTTCACGTGCGTGCGCACGGTCTCCACCGAGACGTACAGCTCGTTCGCGACCGCCTGGTTCTCCATCCCGCCCGCGATGAGCTGCAGCACCTCGTACTCCCGGCGGGACAGCGAGCGGCGCGTGCCCGCCTCCGCGGTCGGCGTGAACCCGACGGCCAGCGGCGCCAGCGTCGGGTCCAGGTAGGACCGGTCGGCGTGGGCGCGGGAGATGGCCTGCAGCACCTCGCCGATCTCGGCCGCCCTCGGCACCAGCCCGCGCGCGCCCGCCGCCAACGCCGTGCGCACGTACTTCGCCGTCCGGTGCGGGTCGCGGACCAGCGACACGATCACCAGGGCCGGGTCGTTGCCGGTCAGCAGGGTCGTCAGGTGGCCCTGCGGGTCGAGCAGGGAGTCCACCAGCAGCACGTCGGGCCGCAGCCGCTCGTGCAGCCGCACCGCCGTGTGCAGCTGCCCGGTGGAGCCCAGCCAGTGCATGGCGGGCGTGCGCCGGACGACGGCCGCCAGTCCCTCGCGGAACAGGGGCAGGGGGTCCACCAGGGCCACCCCCGGCCCAGGGGCCCGCAGGTCGTCGCCCCGAGCGGGCGGGCGCACGTCGACACCGGTTCGCATGACCATGCGACCACGTCGGTGACCAGCCATGACGCGGTTCTTCCGAATTTCTTTCACGGGTTCAGCGCACTGACCCGGGTCAGATATGTGAACAAGAATCACGAATGTGACTCAATGACCCTGCGCGGCCTTCCGCGCGGCGCAACAGCCTCGTAAGACGTACGTCACACACCCATGTGGGACGCCGCGCACCGCCGCCGCCCGTACCCGCGCTGCCACCCGTGGGCCGAAGACTCGTGGAGGCCTCATGGAAACCCTCGACTGGATCGTCGTCGGTGGGTACTTCTTCGTGATGGTGGCGATCGGCTACTGGTCACGTGGGCGGATCAAGAACATCGCCGACTTCTTCACCGCCGGCGGCCGGATGCCGTGGTGGCTGTCCGGCATCTCGCACCACATGTCCGGCTACAGCGCCGTCATGTTCGTGGCCTTCGCCGCCGAGGCCTACCGCCTCGGCCTGACCGTCTACATCTGGTGGGCGCTGACGATCGGCGTCGGCGTCGGCATCGGCGCCTTCCTCTGGGCGGGCGCCTGGAACCGGCTGCGCTCCAAGCACGGCGTCAAGTCGCCGCTGGAGTACCTGGCCCGGCGCTACAACGTGCCGACCCAGCAGATCATGGCGTGGGCGGGCGCGGCGCTGAAGGTCGTGGACATCGCGGCCAAGTGGGTCGCCGTCTCGCTGCTGCTCCAGGGCTTCGCGGGCGTCCCGATCTGGCTCGGCATCACGATCGTCGGCGCGGTCACCATGGTCTACTCGGTGATGGGCGGCCTGTGGGCGGACGCGCTGACCGACTTCGGCCAGTTCATCATCCAGGGCCTGGCGGGCATCGCCATGTTCGTCGCGGTCGCGGCGCACTTCGGCGGCATCGACTTCATGTGGACCATCTGGGACCGGCTGCCCGAGTCGCACTCCGACCCGCTGTCCGGCCAGTACACGCTGATCTTCTTCATGGCGCTGTTCCTGATCAAGACGCTGGAGTACAACGGCGGCATGTGGAACCTGGCGCAGCGCTACATGGCCGCGCCGTCCGGCGCCGCCGCCAAGCGGTCCGCGCTGCTGTCCAGCGCGCTGTGGCTGCTCTGGCCGCTGATCCTGTTCTTCCCGATGTGGGCCGCGCCGCTGATCGTGCCCGGCATGGAGGCCAACGCCGAGCAGGCCTACGTCGAGATGGGCAAGGCCATGCTGCCCGCGGGCATGGTCGGCCTGGTGCTGGCGGGCTTCTTCTCGCACACCATGGCGATGGTGTCCTCGGACGCCAACGTGATCTCCGCCGTCATCACCCGGGACATGCTGCCCAAGCTGTGGAAGGGCGTGCGGCGGCTCAGCGAGGCGGCGCAGCTGCGGCTGGCGCGGATCACCACGTTCGCGTTCATCGGGCTGAGCATGACGATCGCGCTGACGGCGGACACCAAGGGGTTCGTGCTCAAGGTCGTGATCGCCCTGGTGGCGGCCACCATGGGCCCGATCGCGATCCCGCTGATGCTCGGCATGCTGCCGTGGTTCAAGAAGGTCGGCCCGACCGCCGCGACCAGCTCGGTGGTCGGCGGCCTCGGCACGTGGGCCGTGCTGTACGTGCTGCAGCAGAACAAGGTCGAGTTCGTCACCCAGGCGGTGATCGTGTCCTGGCCGCTGCTGGTGTCGCTGGTGCTGTACCTGGTCATCGGCCTGGTGATCAAGCCGGAGCCGTCGCCGGATCGCGACGCGCTGGTCGAGTCGCTGCGGTCCGACCCGGACGAGGAGAAGGTGCCCACGCGCGCCTGACCCGTGCCGGTGCGGGCGCCCTCGTGGCGCCCGCACCGCGCCGGTGGTGGTGGCGCGCGGGGAGAACGGCCGCACGAGGCGCGTGTTAGTGTGTGTACAAATGATTAGTGCACAAAACGTTGAGGACCCGCTGGCCCTGGAACGGCAGGTCTGCTTCGCGTTGTCCATCGCCTCCAGGAACGTGGTCGCGCTCTACCGGCCGCTGTTGGAGCCCATGGGGCTCACCCACCCGCAGTACCTGGTGATGCTCGCCCTCTGGGGCCGCGCGCCGCTGTCGGTGAAGGAGCTGAGCAGGCTGCTGGCGCTGGAGCCCGCGACGCTGTCACCGCTGCTCAAGCGGCTGGAGGCGATCGGGTACGTGACGCGGTCGCGGGACGCGGCGGACGAGCGGCTGCTCGCCGTGGCGCTGACCGGGGCCGGTGCGGCGCTGCGCGAACGCGCCCTGGCCATCCCGCCCGCGGTGGTCGAGCGGCTGGGCATGTCGCTGGACGAGTTGCGCGACCTGCACACCGTGCTGACCAGGGTGATCGCCGCGACGGAGCGGTCGTGAACAGGCCGTCGCTGCCGCTGCGGGCGTGGTACCTGCTCGGCGGCAGGCTGCCCCAGCGGCACCGGGAGTGGGTGTTCCAGCAGGCCACCAAGCCGACGTGGCTGTTCTGGTTCGGCGTCCGGATGTTCCTGCAGGTGCTGCCGCTGACGGTGGTGATCGCGCTGGCGCTGGTGCTCGGCCTGGGCTCGCCGTGGCCGTTGGCGATCGCCTGCGGGTCGCTGGGACTGGTGGTGGGTGTGTACTTCGGGGTGTCGTACGCGATCGAGAGCACCGACCACCGGATGACGAAGTACGGCTACCCGACGGGCGCGGCGGCGGCGGTGCGCAAGGAGCGGACGCGACGTGACCAGGAGCGCTACGAGCAGGTGTGGCGTTCGACCGAGTCCTGAACCCCGAGGTGCGCCGGTGGAGTGGCAGCGAGCGGTGGCGGCGGCGTTCGGCCTCGGTGACGTGGTCGAGCCGTGGACGCCGGTGACGGGTGGGCGTGCGCACCTGATGTGGCGCCTGCGCACGTCCCGCGGCACGTGGGCGGTCAAACGGCTGAACCGCTCCCGCGAGGACTGGTGGCTGCGCGACTACCTCGTGTCGGCGGAGATCCAGCTCGAAGCGCACACCCGCGGCTTCCCCATGCCCCGCCCGATCCACCCGCTGAACCCGGCCGCGCCGCTGCTGGCGGACGTCCGGGTCGGTGACGAGGTGGCCGGCTACCTGGTCCACGAGTGGCACGAAGGCCACCCGCTGACGTCCGACGTCTCCGCGTGGGTCGGCGGCACGCTGGCATCCCTGCACCGCCTCCAGCCGGGCGGCGAACCCGCGTACCCGCCGCACCCCGTCGAGGAGTGGCGGGAGTGGCTGGACGAGGCTCCGAACGACTTCACCGACGCCGTGCGGGCGTACCTGCCCGACATCGCCGAGGCCAGGTCGATCGCCCTGGCCACGGGTGATTTGACGTTGGTGCGGACCCACCGCGACGTGAAGCCGGACAACGTCCTGGAGACCCCCGACGGCCCCCTCCTGGTGGACTGGGACGGCGCCGGCCCGGACTACGCGGAGTGGGAACTGACCCGCGCCGCCCTGCACTTCAGCGCCCTGGGCGAGAACCGCCCCGCGTTCGACACCGTGATCGCCTCCTACCGGGAAGCCGGCGGCCCCCGCCCACCCGCGTCCCCCACCGCGTTCGCCGGCCTGCTCCGCACCTACCTGGGCGGCGCCGCCTGGATGGTGTGGCGCGCCCTGGGCCACCGCCCCGTCACCCCCGCCGAACGCACCGCCGCCGAGCCCCACGCGCTGGAACTGCTGGCCGACCTGCGCACCTCCCTGGCCCGCCTGGACGACTGGGTGCAGCGCCTGCGCTCATGACGAAGGCCCAGGTCATCCGGCTGAACCGGCGCTGACCTGGGCCTTTCGATCAAGAGCGGGTGACGGGAATCGAACCCGCCTCTACAGCTTGGGAAGCTGTCGTTCTACCAATGAACTACACCCGCGTGGTGCGTGCCCGATCATACACACAGCCGGTGGGCGGGTGGGGCGGTGTGGTCACCCGGGCTGTGCCGCCTAGGCTGTGCCCGTGCTGCTCAGTGACCGCGATCTGCGCAAAGAGGTCGACTCCGGCCGGTTGGTGCTGGAGCCCTTCGACGACGTCATGGTGCAGCCGTCCAGCATCGACGTGCGGTTGGACCGCTTCTTCCGGGTCTTCAACAACACCCGCTACACGCACATCGACCCCGCGGTGCAGCAGGACGACCTCACCTCGCTGGTCGAGCCGGCCGACGACGAGCCGTTCGTGCTGCACCCCGGCGAGTTCGTGCTCGGCTCGACCTACGAGCTCGTCACCCTCCCCGACGACCTGGCGGGCCGGTTGGAGGGCAAGTCCTCGCTCGGCCGCCTCGGCCTGCTCACGCACTCCACGGCGGGCTTCATCGACCCCGGC
This genomic window from Saccharothrix sp. HUAS TT1 contains:
- a CDS encoding DUF5313 family protein produces the protein MNRPSLPLRAWYLLGGRLPQRHREWVFQQATKPTWLFWFGVRMFLQVLPLTVVIALALVLGLGSPWPLAIACGSLGLVVGVYFGVSYAIESTDHRMTKYGYPTGAAAAVRKERTRRDQERYEQVWRSTES
- a CDS encoding acyl-CoA dehydrogenase; translated protein: MGHYKSNVRDLEFNLFEVFNVQDHLGTGPFEQSDEDTARGVLAELNNLAVGPLAESFADADRNPPVFDPKTHSATLPESFKRSYQAIWDGEWYRLSLPNELGGFGIPPSVQWAASELILGANPAVYMYLAGPNFASVVYKNGTGQQKRWAEIMIERGWGATMVLTEPDAGSDVGAGRAKATLQDDGTWHIDGVKRFITSADQDMTENIMHLVLARPEGPGIEARPGTKGLSLFLVPKWHFDPETGESTGERNGAFVTNVEHKMGLKVSTTCELAFGQHGVPAKGWLLGEVHDGIAQMFQVIEYARMMVGTKAIGTLSTGYLNALAYAKERVQSADLTRMTDKTAPRVTITNHPDVRRSLMLQKAYAEGLRAVYLYTATQQDKIAMGGADKELAEKVNDLLLPIVKGVGSERAYEQLAQSLQTLGGSGFLQEYPIEQYIRDSKIDSLYEGTTAIQSLDFFFRKIIRDKGQALGFLNGEIQGFLDNEGGNGRLKEERALLKQALEDLQGMLGALVGFLTSSQEDVRNLYKVGQNTVRLLMTAGDVLVGWLLLRQADVALGKLGGEAPVSARDKAFYEGKVAVASFFAKSVLPELTARRKITENTDNALMDVDEASF
- a CDS encoding sodium:solute symporter family protein; protein product: METLDWIVVGGYFFVMVAIGYWSRGRIKNIADFFTAGGRMPWWLSGISHHMSGYSAVMFVAFAAEAYRLGLTVYIWWALTIGVGVGIGAFLWAGAWNRLRSKHGVKSPLEYLARRYNVPTQQIMAWAGAALKVVDIAAKWVAVSLLLQGFAGVPIWLGITIVGAVTMVYSVMGGLWADALTDFGQFIIQGLAGIAMFVAVAAHFGGIDFMWTIWDRLPESHSDPLSGQYTLIFFMALFLIKTLEYNGGMWNLAQRYMAAPSGAAAKRSALLSSALWLLWPLILFFPMWAAPLIVPGMEANAEQAYVEMGKAMLPAGMVGLVLAGFFSHTMAMVSSDANVISAVITRDMLPKLWKGVRRLSEAAQLRLARITTFAFIGLSMTIALTADTKGFVLKVVIALVAATMGPIAIPLMLGMLPWFKKVGPTAATSSVVGGLGTWAVLYVLQQNKVEFVTQAVIVSWPLLVSLVLYLVIGLVIKPEPSPDRDALVESLRSDPDEEKVPTRA
- a CDS encoding MarR family winged helix-turn-helix transcriptional regulator, whose protein sequence is MISAQNVEDPLALERQVCFALSIASRNVVALYRPLLEPMGLTHPQYLVMLALWGRAPLSVKELSRLLALEPATLSPLLKRLEAIGYVTRSRDAADERLLAVALTGAGAALRERALAIPPAVVERLGMSLDELRDLHTVLTRVIAATERS
- a CDS encoding response regulator transcription factor produces the protein MVMRTGVDVRPPARGDDLRAPGPGVALVDPLPLFREGLAAVVRRTPAMHWLGSTGQLHTAVRLHERLRPDVLLVDSLLDPQGHLTTLLTGNDPALVIVSLVRDPHRTAKYVRTALAAGARGLVPRAAEIGEVLQAISRAHADRSYLDPTLAPLAVGFTPTAEAGTRRSLSRREYEVLQLIAGGMENQAVANELYVSVETVRTHVKNILRKLRARDRTHAVSLAYQAGLLSGGPVGPA
- the dcd gene encoding dCTP deaminase, with protein sequence MLLSDRDLRKEVDSGRLVLEPFDDVMVQPSSIDVRLDRFFRVFNNTRYTHIDPAVQQDDLTSLVEPADDEPFVLHPGEFVLGSTYELVTLPDDLAGRLEGKSSLGRLGLLTHSTAGFIDPGFSGHITLELSNVANLPITLWPGMKIGQLCLFRLSSSAEHPYGSTQAGSRYQGQRGPTPSRAYLNFHRTDTKR
- a CDS encoding phosphotransferase enzyme family protein — encoded protein: MEWQRAVAAAFGLGDVVEPWTPVTGGRAHLMWRLRTSRGTWAVKRLNRSREDWWLRDYLVSAEIQLEAHTRGFPMPRPIHPLNPAAPLLADVRVGDEVAGYLVHEWHEGHPLTSDVSAWVGGTLASLHRLQPGGEPAYPPHPVEEWREWLDEAPNDFTDAVRAYLPDIAEARSIALATGDLTLVRTHRDVKPDNVLETPDGPLLVDWDGAGPDYAEWELTRAALHFSALGENRPAFDTVIASYREAGGPRPPASPTAFAGLLRTYLGGAAWMVWRALGHRPVTPAERTAAEPHALELLADLRTSLARLDDWVQRLRS